A single window of Methanoculleus oceani DNA harbors:
- a CDS encoding S16 family serine protease encodes MRIREKTLTILLVLSLVANVFLLAVVLVPADDLSPALSKPEETDTLPTATLTPLPPGRGPANGSAASMQVPVILQKIEVDRGGPFLYEEVIEEGAMVNVSVEVVPGKGRVLIQTTPLMGIVFQDAANLAVVVAANHSRVNLAESDIIFSIQGPEEVSEIDGPSAGALMATLLLSVLEDFPLNESVTVTGTIDENGKIGPVGGILEKAEAAAVSGKTLLILSDENDQMIEYREEDRSFGGLRIARQRPVVMDTKEYIEENLGIRVKYVDTLDDLIADVRAPAAASVVGVS; translated from the coding sequence ATGCGCATACGGGAGAAGACCCTGACGATTCTGCTCGTTCTATCGCTTGTTGCGAACGTCTTCCTCCTGGCCGTCGTCCTCGTGCCGGCGGACGACCTCTCCCCGGCGCTCTCCAAACCGGAGGAGACCGATACCCTCCCGACTGCGACACTGACCCCTCTCCCGCCCGGAAGAGGGCCGGCGAACGGGAGTGCTGCCTCGATGCAGGTGCCGGTCATTCTTCAGAAGATCGAGGTCGACCGGGGCGGCCCGTTCCTCTACGAGGAGGTGATCGAGGAGGGGGCGATGGTGAACGTCTCGGTCGAGGTCGTGCCCGGCAAGGGGAGGGTGCTCATCCAGACGACACCCCTGATGGGGATAGTCTTTCAGGACGCCGCGAACCTTGCGGTCGTTGTCGCCGCCAACCACTCCCGCGTGAACCTTGCGGAGAGCGATATCATCTTCAGCATCCAGGGCCCGGAAGAGGTCTCCGAGATCGACGGCCCCAGCGCCGGGGCGTTGATGGCCACGCTCCTCCTCTCGGTGCTGGAGGACTTCCCGCTCAACGAGAGCGTGACCGTGACCGGGACCATCGATGAGAACGGGAAGATCGGCCCGGTCGGCGGAATCCTCGAGAAGGCCGAGGCCGCCGCGGTGAGCGGGAAGACGCTCCTGATCCTCTCGGACGAGAACGACCAGATGATCGAGTACCGGGAGGAGGACCGTTCGTTCGGCGGACTGAGGATAGCGAGGCAACGGCCGGTCGTCATGGATACGAAAGAGTACATCGAGGAGAACCTCGGCATCCGGGTGAAGTACGTGGATACCCTCGACGACCTGATCGCCGACGTCCGTGCTCCCGCGGCGGCTTCGGTCGTCGGGGTTTCCTGA
- the ftsY gene encoding signal recognition particle-docking protein FtsY, whose product MFDSLKNKLQNIRSKFTSNIEEVAGAEPAPPVAEEVEEVEIAEPAPSHPVTPEPPVSGEEAPGDGREKPTFFNKLKVLVREREVLLREKDIEEPLFELEMVLLENDVALPVTDEIIARMRRDLVGQHKKIGSSVDDLVVSTLRSALCGVLGEGLDLRDFIASRERPVKILFTGVNGTGKTTTVAKVGQYLQKNGFSVVIGAGDTYRAGAIEQIRTHADRLGIKTIQHQAGADPSAVLFDAVQYAKAHDIDVVLADTAGRFHNRANLMNQLEKIRRVMKPDLVVYVDEAVAGNDAVIRADEFNKAVGTDAVVLTKADMDPKGGAAISVAHTVGKPILFLGIGQGYDDIMPFDPRTVVNELLGDES is encoded by the coding sequence ATGTTTGATTCCTTAAAGAACAAACTTCAGAATATCAGGAGCAAATTCACCTCGAATATCGAGGAGGTTGCCGGAGCCGAACCGGCACCCCCGGTTGCCGAAGAGGTTGAGGAAGTAGAGATTGCGGAGCCCGCGCCCTCTCACCCGGTCACGCCCGAACCCCCGGTCTCCGGGGAGGAGGCACCGGGGGATGGGCGGGAGAAACCCACGTTTTTCAACAAGTTGAAGGTCCTCGTCCGGGAGCGGGAGGTTCTCCTCCGGGAGAAGGATATCGAGGAGCCGCTCTTCGAACTCGAGATGGTCCTCCTCGAAAACGACGTCGCACTCCCGGTCACGGACGAGATCATCGCCCGGATGCGCCGGGACCTCGTGGGCCAGCACAAAAAGATCGGCTCTTCGGTCGACGACCTGGTCGTCTCCACCCTGCGCTCCGCGCTCTGCGGGGTGCTGGGCGAAGGCCTCGATCTGCGTGACTTCATCGCGAGTCGCGAACGCCCGGTCAAGATCCTCTTCACCGGCGTGAACGGGACCGGCAAGACGACGACCGTCGCCAAGGTCGGGCAATACCTGCAGAAGAACGGGTTCTCGGTCGTGATCGGCGCAGGCGACACCTACCGGGCGGGAGCGATCGAGCAGATCCGGACCCACGCCGACCGTCTCGGGATCAAGACCATCCAGCACCAGGCGGGCGCCGACCCTTCTGCGGTCCTCTTCGACGCGGTCCAGTACGCGAAAGCGCATGATATCGACGTCGTCCTCGCCGATACTGCGGGCCGGTTCCACAACCGGGCGAATCTCATGAACCAGCTCGAGAAGATACGGCGGGTCATGAAGCCCGACCTCGTCGTCTACGTCGACGAGGCGGTGGCGGGGAACGATGCGGTCATCCGTGCCGACGAGTTCAACAAGGCCGTCGGCACCGACGCGGTCGTCCTGACGAAGGCGGATATGGACCCGAAGGGGGGCGCGGCCATATCGGTTGCGCACACCGTTGGAAAACCAATTCTCTTCCTCGGGATTGGCCAGGGCTACGACGACATCATGCCGTTCGATCCCCGGACCGTGGTGAACGAACTGCTGGGAGATGAATCCTGA
- a CDS encoding DUF655 domain-containing protein — translation MKTERKEENAVVIDILPMGYASDQRPVYKREPVVQAVGVDQFKLLELVPKAGADIQIYDRVYIGDAEREKVERVKRRISYGDLTATAKLELPFVVEQIVRENEPRFVDFFNKSVPITPKFHMLHLLPGIGKKLMWEIIEQRGKKPFESFADISGRIKSLPHPDRMIVSRILHEIEDPDEKYHVFTSR, via the coding sequence ATGAAGACCGAAAGGAAAGAGGAGAATGCGGTAGTTATCGATATCCTTCCGATGGGATATGCGAGCGACCAGCGTCCGGTCTATAAGCGCGAACCGGTAGTCCAGGCAGTCGGTGTGGACCAGTTCAAACTGCTCGAGCTCGTCCCGAAGGCGGGTGCGGATATCCAGATCTACGACCGCGTCTACATCGGCGATGCGGAGCGGGAGAAGGTCGAGCGTGTCAAGCGGCGGATCAGCTACGGCGACCTGACAGCGACGGCAAAACTCGAACTGCCGTTCGTGGTCGAGCAGATCGTCCGCGAGAACGAGCCGCGGTTCGTCGATTTCTTCAATAAGTCCGTGCCCATCACGCCGAAGTTCCACATGCTGCACCTGCTTCCCGGCATCGGGAAGAAGCTGATGTGGGAGATCATCGAGCAGCGGGGGAAGAAGCCGTTCGAGAGCTTCGCCGACATCTCCGGGCGGATCAAGTCGCTTCCGCACCCGGATCGGATGATCGTCAGCCGGATCCTGCACGAGATCGAGGACCCGGACGAGAAGTATCACGTCTTCACATCGAGATGA
- a CDS encoding signal recognition particle protein Srp54, whose product MLDNLGTSLKDAVRKLAGKTVIDRAAVDELVRDLQRALLSADVNVKLVMQLSQAIKQRALGEEPPKGMGVREHVLRIVYQELVRMMGTPGEVALQPQTILMAGLQGSGKTTTTAKLARYFQRKGLRVGVICADTFRPGAYEQLKTLCDRISVPCFGDPGEQDALRIVREGLPKFRKIYEVIIIDTQGRHALEENLIEEIVNINEISHADHRWLVIDAALGQQASEQARRFHAAIGIDGVLVTKMDGTARGGGALSAVAETQSGIVFIGSGETIDDLERFDPDGFISRLLGMGDLKALVERAEEAVSAEDLDVNAMLKGKFTLRDMYKQLEALNKMGPLKQIMSMLPLGGMQIPDDAYDITSTKMQRYKVIMDSMTPPELDDPSMIGSSRIQRIARGAGVAPDDVRDLIKYYKIMQRALKGMRGMGGGKFNMQRMMKKFGRTQ is encoded by the coding sequence ATGCTCGATAACCTTGGTACGTCCTTGAAAGACGCCGTCAGGAAACTTGCCGGCAAGACGGTGATCGACCGGGCGGCGGTCGACGAACTGGTGCGCGACCTGCAACGGGCGCTCCTCTCCGCCGACGTCAACGTCAAACTCGTGATGCAGCTCTCCCAGGCGATCAAGCAGCGAGCCCTCGGGGAGGAGCCCCCGAAGGGGATGGGCGTCCGGGAGCACGTCTTGCGGATCGTCTACCAGGAACTCGTCCGGATGATGGGAACGCCGGGCGAGGTGGCGCTCCAGCCCCAGACGATCCTGATGGCGGGGCTGCAGGGGAGCGGGAAGACCACGACGACCGCGAAGCTCGCCCGTTACTTCCAGCGCAAAGGGCTGCGGGTCGGGGTGATCTGCGCCGATACCTTCCGCCCGGGCGCCTATGAGCAGCTCAAGACGCTCTGCGACCGGATCAGCGTCCCCTGCTTCGGCGACCCCGGGGAACAGGACGCTCTCCGGATCGTCCGGGAGGGTCTCCCCAAGTTCCGCAAGATCTACGAAGTGATCATCATCGATACCCAGGGGCGGCACGCCCTCGAGGAGAACCTGATCGAGGAGATCGTCAACATCAACGAGATCTCGCACGCCGACCACAGGTGGCTCGTGATCGACGCTGCGCTCGGCCAGCAGGCGAGCGAACAGGCCCGCCGGTTCCACGCGGCTATCGGGATCGACGGTGTCCTCGTCACCAAGATGGACGGCACTGCCCGGGGCGGCGGCGCACTCTCGGCCGTCGCCGAGACGCAGAGCGGGATCGTCTTCATCGGGAGCGGCGAGACGATCGACGACCTCGAGCGGTTCGACCCGGACGGGTTCATCTCCCGGCTGCTCGGGATGGGCGACCTGAAAGCGCTCGTCGAACGGGCGGAGGAGGCGGTCTCGGCCGAGGATCTCGATGTGAACGCTATGCTCAAGGGCAAGTTCACGCTCCGGGACATGTACAAACAGCTCGAGGCGCTGAACAAGATGGGGCCCTTGAAGCAGATCATGAGCATGCTCCCCCTCGGCGGCATGCAGATCCCGGACGACGCCTACGATATCACCAGCACCAAGATGCAGCGCTACAAGGTGATCATGGACTCGATGACGCCCCCGGAACTCGACGACCCGTCAATGATCGGGAGCTCGAGGATCCAGCGGATCGCCCGGGGTGCCGGGGTGGCGCCCGACGACGTCCGGGACCTCATCAAGTACTACAAGATCATGCAGCGTGCCTTAAAAGGCATGCGGGGCATGGGCGGCGGCAAGTTCAACATGCAGCGCATGATGAAGAAGTTCGGCAGGACCCAGTAG
- the rsmA gene encoding 16S rRNA (adenine(1518)-N(6)/adenine(1519)-N(6))-dimethyltransferase RsmA gives MSAPRDQHFLVDRRAVEKIAGFVDVSGRRVLEIGPGEGILTRALLDRGAEVIAVEIDPALVEELEIVFADEIAEGRLEIVRGDAKKVDIPPFDIVVANLPYSVSSKITFRLLEIGFEVAVLMYQKEFAQRMIAPPGTANVGRLSVMVQTYASVKPLLDLGPGSFRPRPQVRSWVVRITPHEPPYPIADRKVYADVVRVLFSHRRKTVRKGLRSGGDVFAPGAIERTIADLPDDLLQRRPEDLTLEEFALIANKMSGS, from the coding sequence ATGAGCGCTCCGAGGGATCAGCACTTTCTCGTCGACCGGAGGGCCGTCGAGAAGATTGCCGGTTTTGTCGACGTTTCCGGTCGGAGGGTGCTCGAGATCGGGCCCGGCGAAGGGATCCTCACCCGCGCCCTCCTTGACCGGGGTGCAGAGGTCATCGCGGTAGAGATCGATCCGGCTCTCGTGGAAGAACTCGAGATTGTCTTTGCCGACGAGATCGCGGAGGGCCGTCTCGAGATCGTCAGAGGCGACGCGAAGAAGGTGGATATCCCGCCGTTCGATATCGTCGTCGCGAACCTCCCCTACTCCGTTTCTTCGAAGATTACGTTCAGGCTGCTCGAGATCGGCTTTGAGGTCGCGGTCCTGATGTACCAGAAGGAGTTCGCCCAGCGGATGATCGCGCCGCCGGGGACGGCGAACGTCGGCCGGCTCTCGGTGATGGTGCAGACCTATGCCTCCGTAAAACCGCTGCTCGACCTCGGGCCCGGTTCGTTCCGCCCGAGGCCCCAGGTCCGCTCCTGGGTGGTCCGGATAACGCCGCACGAGCCGCCGTACCCGATCGCGGATCGGAAGGTCTACGCCGACGTCGTCCGGGTGCTCTTCTCCCACCGGCGAAAGACCGTCCGGAAGGGCCTCCGGAGCGGCGGGGATGTGTTTGCACCCGGGGCGATCGAGCGGACGATCGCGGATCTCCCCGACGACCTCTTGCAGCGTCGGCCCGAAGACCTGACGCTCGAGGAGTTTGCGCTGATAGCAAACAAGATGAGCGGGAGTTGA
- a CDS encoding 50S ribosomal protein L21e: MAHHNGPRKKTRYKFKKDLRKRGIPPVSSVIQNFELGQRVHVVVEPSVQKGMPHRRFHGKTGTVIGQRGRAWLLEVRDGDTIKQVIARPQHLKAQKV, encoded by the coding sequence ATGGCACATCACAATGGACCACGCAAGAAGACGCGGTATAAGTTCAAGAAGGACCTCAGAAAACGCGGTATCCCCCCGGTCAGCTCGGTGATTCAGAACTTCGAGCTCGGGCAGAGGGTGCACGTCGTGGTCGAACCGAGTGTCCAGAAGGGCATGCCCCACCGGAGATTCCACGGGAAGACCGGCACGGTCATCGGACAGCGCGGACGCGCATGGCTGCTCGAAGTCAGGGATGGAGATACGATAAAACAGGTGATTGCGAGACCGCAACATCTAAAAGCGCAGAAAGTATAA
- a CDS encoding PsbP-related protein: MKSQRLLIIGVLVAALAVVLAVLLPGLFSPQSPEPGPTPVPTPTPAPVPGNGTYINATYGYAVTCPEGWFYTESGESVWFSSPDKHEEVRVNTNPLPGQGTADAEKVLEALNATYTEDLKADIGAEWVSTEKTSLDGIPAYESVYSVPIVDEDRYTFVIRYAVRDNAVYSVMHTVFPPEYDAYNVDAAPTAESFRFL, encoded by the coding sequence ATGAAATCACAGAGACTGCTGATCATCGGTGTTCTTGTGGCTGCTCTGGCCGTTGTCCTGGCGGTTCTGCTGCCGGGACTCTTCTCGCCGCAGTCGCCTGAGCCCGGCCCGACCCCTGTCCCGACCCCGACGCCGGCGCCTGTTCCCGGGAACGGCACCTATATCAACGCCACCTACGGCTATGCCGTCACCTGCCCGGAGGGATGGTTCTACACCGAGTCGGGCGAGAGCGTATGGTTCTCCTCGCCGGATAAGCACGAGGAGGTCCGCGTGAACACGAACCCGCTCCCGGGCCAGGGAACCGCCGATGCGGAGAAGGTTCTCGAGGCGCTGAACGCGACCTACACAGAGGATCTCAAGGCCGATATCGGGGCCGAATGGGTCTCCACGGAGAAGACTTCTCTCGACGGCATCCCGGCGTACGAGTCGGTCTACTCCGTCCCCATCGTCGACGAGGACCGGTACACTTTCGTCATCCGTTATGCCGTCAGGGACAACGCCGTCTACTCGGTCATGCACACGGTGTTCCCTCCGGAGTACGATGCTTACAACGTCGATGCGGCTCCGACGGCGGAGTCGTTCCGGTTTCTCTGA
- the pfdA gene encoding prefoldin subunit alpha: MNQADPREIQTLQMYLNEYGQQIELLTQQLSMIEQQRLEAAAAVETLRAVQENEDGIVLLPIGGGAYLRVKVLDAGHVLVNIGADVSVERASADAVEYLGDRITELEAVEKKVAGSVEQLQGQATEISRRLEAAYRGARQAQAGQGGS; this comes from the coding sequence GTGAACCAGGCAGATCCTCGCGAGATACAGACCCTCCAGATGTACTTGAACGAGTACGGGCAGCAGATAGAACTCCTGACGCAGCAGCTCTCGATGATCGAGCAGCAGCGCCTTGAGGCCGCCGCCGCCGTCGAGACCCTCCGGGCCGTCCAGGAGAACGAGGACGGCATCGTTCTTCTCCCCATCGGGGGCGGCGCATATCTCCGGGTGAAGGTGCTCGATGCCGGTCACGTTCTCGTGAACATCGGGGCCGACGTCTCTGTTGAGAGGGCCAGCGCGGATGCGGTGGAGTATCTCGGGGATCGGATAACCGAACTTGAGGCAGTGGAGAAGAAAGTCGCAGGTTCGGTCGAGCAGTTGCAGGGGCAGGCAACGGAGATCTCCCGGCGCCTCGAGGCGGCTTACCGGGGGGCCCGGCAGGCTCAGGCAGGCCAGGGCGGAAGTTGA
- a CDS encoding tRNA pseudouridine(54/55) synthase Pus10, which yields MDIIHEVEAILGYGDTCNHCLGRFFGKRSFGLTNEERGRALRIARELAENEPHHEPEPESCWICGGEFSRIDAWAAMVAEAVRGIEFETFLIGTKVPPLVTESEEMVWSDLSLHDPEPLKAEMNREVGKAVSVLTGKTADLKRPDIVAILDLAEGTVEVQVNPVFFTGRYLKYERGIPQTHWDCRSCRGAGCEQCNFTGKQYADSVEELIGRPVIEAFDAENAVLHGAGREDIDARMLGSGRPFVMEVEAPRKRSVDLAALEEEINRTAVGRVAVHLAGWADRKMVQSLKSDKGHKKYRILVEIDGSATPDEFRAALDQLKGVTIRQRTPLRVSHRRADKVRERQVLDIECTGTQDGRYWVEVVGEAGLYIKELVSGDSGRTQPSLAQILGRTASVVSLDVVLVKTANEYGE from the coding sequence ATGGATATCATACACGAGGTAGAAGCAATTCTTGGATACGGCGATACCTGCAACCACTGCCTCGGGCGTTTCTTCGGCAAGCGGTCGTTTGGGCTGACGAACGAGGAACGGGGCAGGGCGCTCCGGATCGCCAGGGAGCTTGCGGAAAACGAGCCGCACCACGAACCGGAGCCGGAGTCCTGCTGGATCTGCGGCGGGGAGTTCTCCCGCATCGATGCCTGGGCAGCGATGGTCGCGGAAGCGGTACGGGGGATCGAGTTCGAGACGTTTCTGATCGGGACAAAGGTCCCGCCGCTTGTCACGGAGAGCGAGGAGATGGTCTGGAGCGACCTTTCCCTCCATGACCCCGAACCGCTGAAAGCGGAGATGAACCGGGAAGTCGGCAAGGCCGTCTCGGTCCTCACCGGGAAGACGGCCGACCTGAAGCGGCCCGACATCGTGGCGATCCTCGACCTCGCTGAGGGTACCGTCGAGGTGCAGGTCAACCCCGTCTTCTTCACCGGCCGGTACCTGAAGTACGAGCGGGGCATCCCCCAGACCCACTGGGACTGCCGGTCATGCCGGGGAGCCGGGTGCGAGCAGTGCAACTTCACCGGCAAGCAGTATGCCGACTCCGTCGAGGAGCTGATCGGCCGGCCGGTGATCGAGGCCTTCGACGCGGAGAACGCCGTCCTGCATGGTGCCGGGAGAGAGGATATCGACGCCCGGATGCTCGGGTCGGGCCGCCCCTTCGTGATGGAGGTCGAGGCGCCGCGGAAACGGTCCGTGGACCTCGCAGCACTCGAGGAGGAGATCAACCGGACTGCCGTTGGCCGGGTGGCGGTTCATCTGGCCGGATGGGCGGATCGGAAGATGGTGCAAAGCCTTAAATCCGACAAAGGGCATAAAAAATACAGGATCCTGGTCGAGATTGACGGTTCTGCAACGCCAGATGAGTTCAGAGCGGCCCTCGATCAGTTAAAAGGTGTAACGATACGACAGCGCACCCCTCTGCGGGTGTCACACCGACGGGCAGATAAAGTTCGGGAACGGCAGGTCCTCGATATCGAGTGCACAGGCACGCAGGACGGCAGATACTGGGTCGAAGTCGTCGGCGAAGCGGGCCTGTACATCAAAGAACTGGTATCGGGTGACAGCGGCAGAACCCAGCCCAGCCTTGCCCAGATCCTGGGGCGCACCGCAAGTGTTGTCAGCCTCGATGTGGTGCTGGTCAAAACAGCGAACGAGTATGGTGAGTAA
- a CDS encoding HemK2/MTQ2 family protein methyltransferase produces MLPDQVYSPAEDSELLLRAALAEVRPADRVLEVGIGSGYVAAGLPGRAASVVATDINPHAVACARARGVEAVRTDLFAGLCGPFDLILFNPPYLPTLPEERLDDWLEYALDGGPTGRATIERFVADIGRVLSPFGRVLLLVSSLTGPDEVRELFARQGFVSFVVDEEALEDETLYVLRAMWDLCRMGA; encoded by the coding sequence ATGCTCCCCGACCAGGTCTATTCTCCCGCCGAGGACTCCGAACTCCTCCTCCGGGCGGCGCTTGCCGAGGTCCGGCCGGCCGACCGGGTGCTCGAGGTCGGGATCGGGAGCGGCTACGTCGCGGCCGGACTTCCTGGCCGGGCGGCGTCGGTGGTCGCGACCGACATCAACCCCCACGCCGTCGCGTGCGCCCGCGCCCGCGGGGTGGAAGCGGTCCGGACGGACCTCTTCGCGGGGCTTTGTGGCCCGTTCGATCTCATCCTCTTCAACCCGCCCTACCTCCCGACGCTCCCCGAGGAGCGGCTTGACGACTGGCTTGAGTACGCCCTCGACGGCGGGCCGACGGGGCGGGCGACGATCGAGCGATTCGTCGCGGATATCGGCCGGGTGCTTTCGCCGTTCGGGCGGGTCCTGCTCCTGGTCTCGTCGCTGACCGGGCCCGACGAGGTCCGGGAACTTTTTGCCCGCCAGGGGTTCGTCTCGTTCGTCGTCGACGAGGAGGCGCTCGAAGACGAGACCCTCTACGTCCTCCGGGCGATGTGGGACCTCTGCCGGATGGGGGCGTGA
- the trmY gene encoding tRNA (pseudouridine(54)-N(1))-methyltransferase TrmY encodes MKRFAVVGHLAATSGTFSLNDLAGSGGRMDVLCRCINSSFFLSHDLRRDVECYLVLCGEPGPEKTVLFRGSEVRYLSPDERSSAALIKKALSIPCGDEFRESTPGVYVRRGGLARLLAGIPFAVLDEAGEDVRTVPALPEAYLLSDHHNFTAEEEALIAGYSRYSVGPRSLHADHTITVLLNEMDRRES; translated from the coding sequence ATGAAGCGGTTTGCCGTCGTAGGCCACCTTGCCGCAACGAGCGGCACCTTCAGCCTGAACGATCTTGCCGGGAGCGGCGGGAGGATGGACGTCCTCTGCCGCTGCATCAACTCCTCGTTCTTTCTCTCCCACGACCTGCGGCGCGACGTCGAGTGTTACCTCGTCCTCTGTGGGGAGCCCGGTCCGGAGAAGACCGTCCTCTTCCGCGGGAGCGAGGTCCGTTACCTCTCGCCGGACGAGCGGAGCAGCGCCGCCTTGATCAAGAAGGCGCTCTCGATCCCCTGCGGGGACGAGTTCCGGGAGTCGACCCCGGGCGTCTACGTCCGCCGCGGCGGGCTCGCAAGGTTGCTCGCCGGGATCCCGTTCGCGGTTCTCGACGAGGCGGGGGAGGACGTCAGGACGGTTCCGGCGCTCCCGGAGGCCTATCTTCTCTCGGATCACCACAACTTCACCGCGGAGGAGGAGGCGCTGATCGCGGGCTACTCCCGCTACTCGGTGGGGCCGCGGTCGCTGCATGCCGATCACACAATCACCGTCCTCTTAAACGAGATGGACCGGAGGGAATCCTGA
- a CDS encoding RNA polymerase Rpb4 family protein translates to MKVKRIVSEERMLLPELRETLLSVEAVRLESGEEMSYELRKSIEHANHLSKTSSEKARELVDELIKLEKMKEEIAYRIANLMPRTRDELRAIYAKERFNLTTDELDEILDLVMTHF, encoded by the coding sequence ATGAAGGTAAAACGAATCGTGAGCGAAGAGCGGATGCTGCTTCCCGAACTGCGTGAGACACTCCTTTCCGTGGAGGCGGTCCGGCTCGAGTCCGGAGAAGAGATGTCCTACGAGCTTCGTAAGAGTATCGAGCATGCCAATCATCTTTCAAAGACATCCTCCGAGAAGGCCCGCGAACTCGTCGACGAGCTCATCAAACTCGAGAAGATGAAAGAGGAGATCGCCTACCGCATCGCGAACCTGATGCCGCGGACCCGGGACGAACTTCGGGCAATCTACGCCAAAGAACGGTTCAACCTCACGACGGACGAACTGGACGAGATCCTCGATCTGGTAATGACTCACTTCTAA